From one Catenuloplanes nepalensis genomic stretch:
- the mmuM gene encoding homocysteine S-methyltransferase produces MGFAEALAAGRLVLDGGLATQLEAGGADLSGELWSARLLRDDPAAIVAAHAAYLEAGAQVLTTASYQATLPGFARAGIPAPEAAELLRRSVTLAREAARGEAREAARGEAWVAASAGPYGAMLADGSEYRGNYGLSVRELAAFHRPRLEILAEAGPDVLALETVPDTREAEALLTALDGVGVPAWLSFTIDGSRTRAGQPLEDAFALTRGVDAIVAVGVNCCTPADAAAAVPMAREASGGKPVVVYPNSGETWDAAARAWTGPAGAVRVPDGAALVGGCCRVGPAAIAAIARAIGAEPR; encoded by the coding sequence ATGGGATTCGCGGAGGCGCTGGCCGCGGGCCGGCTGGTGCTGGACGGCGGGCTGGCCACGCAGCTGGAGGCGGGCGGCGCGGACCTGTCCGGCGAGCTGTGGTCGGCTCGGCTGCTGCGCGACGACCCGGCCGCGATCGTCGCCGCGCACGCCGCCTACCTGGAGGCCGGCGCGCAGGTGCTGACCACCGCGAGCTACCAGGCCACGCTTCCCGGCTTCGCGCGCGCCGGGATTCCCGCGCCCGAGGCCGCGGAGCTGCTGCGACGCAGCGTCACGCTGGCCCGGGAGGCCGCGCGCGGTGAGGCCCGGGAGGCCGCGCGCGGTGAGGCGTGGGTGGCCGCGTCCGCCGGCCCGTACGGCGCGATGCTGGCCGACGGGTCCGAGTATCGCGGGAACTACGGGCTGAGCGTGCGCGAGCTGGCCGCGTTCCACCGCCCCCGGCTGGAGATCCTCGCCGAGGCCGGCCCGGACGTGCTCGCGCTGGAGACCGTCCCGGACACCCGCGAGGCCGAGGCGCTGCTGACCGCCCTGGACGGCGTGGGCGTACCCGCGTGGCTGTCCTTCACGATCGACGGCTCCCGCACCCGCGCCGGCCAGCCGCTCGAGGACGCGTTCGCACTGACCAGAGGCGTCGACGCGATCGTCGCGGTCGGCGTGAACTGCTGCACCCCGGCCGACGCGGCCGCGGCCGTCCCGATGGCCCGGGAGGCGAGCGGCGGGAAACCCGTGGTGGTCTACCCGAACAGCGGCGAGACCTGGGACGCGGCGGCGCGGGCGTGGACCGGCCCGGCCGGCGCCGTGCGCGTGCCGGACGGGGCCGCGCTGGTCGGCGGCTGCTGCCGCGTCGGCCCGGCCGCCATCGCGGCCATCGCGCGCGCGATCGGCGCGGAGCCGCGGTAG
- a CDS encoding LysR family transcriptional regulator yields MNLELRHLKVVCTIAETGSVTKAASTLGLAQPALTAQLQRIERALGGPLFDRDRRGARPTALGELVLARARVLLPAMKGLQDEAARLAGNGGALTRYRIGSTMGPIVGGLLRRLAEDQPQAQITTYSTWLRDELYEKLAGGRLDFAMLGMCGDSSPSADFGLAWTAVAVDGVCVMLPESHKAAGQDEVALGDLADDNWVAAPGDGCFADCFAAACARAGFTPRQVFEIDVRAAIDMVEDGAAIGICQPTFRPPPGLVTVPLAGTPLRWRHLVGWHPESGAAGFAHRVVELATESYLDSIARNTRYLEWVTGKPRLGVQTTISAFTDDRRRPPPHDKPGDPDTGLEIQTPVKSLVRLE; encoded by the coding sequence ATGAACCTGGAGCTGCGGCATCTCAAGGTGGTCTGCACGATTGCGGAAACGGGGAGTGTCACAAAGGCGGCCTCGACCTTGGGGCTCGCCCAGCCCGCGCTGACGGCGCAACTGCAACGCATCGAACGCGCGCTCGGCGGCCCGCTGTTCGACCGGGACCGGCGCGGCGCCCGGCCGACCGCGCTCGGCGAGCTGGTGCTGGCCCGCGCGCGGGTGCTGCTGCCGGCGATGAAGGGCCTGCAGGACGAGGCGGCGCGGCTGGCCGGCAACGGCGGCGCGCTGACCCGATATCGAATCGGTTCGACGATGGGCCCGATCGTCGGCGGGCTGCTGCGCCGGCTCGCGGAGGACCAGCCGCAGGCGCAGATCACCACCTACTCCACGTGGCTGCGCGACGAGCTCTACGAGAAGCTGGCCGGCGGCCGGCTGGACTTCGCGATGCTCGGCATGTGCGGTGACTCGTCACCGTCCGCCGACTTCGGGCTGGCCTGGACCGCGGTCGCGGTGGACGGCGTGTGCGTGATGCTGCCGGAGAGCCACAAGGCGGCCGGCCAGGACGAGGTCGCGCTCGGCGATCTCGCGGACGACAACTGGGTGGCCGCGCCCGGCGACGGCTGCTTCGCGGACTGTTTCGCGGCCGCGTGCGCGCGGGCCGGGTTCACGCCGCGCCAGGTCTTCGAGATCGACGTGCGGGCCGCGATCGACATGGTCGAGGACGGCGCCGCGATCGGCATCTGCCAGCCCACCTTCCGCCCGCCGCCCGGCCTGGTGACGGTGCCGCTGGCCGGCACGCCGCTGCGCTGGCGGCACCTGGTCGGCTGGCACCCGGAGAGCGGCGCGGCCGGTTTCGCGCACCGGGTGGTCGAGCTGGCCACCGAGTCGTACCTCGACTCGATCGCCCGCAACACCCGCTACCTGGAGTGGGTCACCGGCAAGCCCCGCCTCGGCGTCCAGACCACCATCTCGGCCTTCACCGACGACCGCCGCCGGCCACCGCCGCACGACAAGCCCGGTGATCCAGACACAGGCCTGGAGATCCAGACGCCGGTCAAGTCGTTGGTACGACTGGAATGA
- a CDS encoding TIR domain-containing protein, with product MATSRRLPVDALPHGSGLTLHSVRDLQYREWSRLGWSCDGRLLSAIGQDLGLCLWLVPGALGPESHVAERPVARQTLLRAYRWSPVANREMAVVSSGRVTMLDVQTNRERWDQSLPDRGTHHAVTISPDGRQVAATAGHSVTMVDSATGRARSSFRVSPHTEGLSWSPRGRALASRHREGPGAVLLHPAGTPEQVTTLHAGPADEMIWMPNGVEVCLALDATIGLANSHTGTMLSWAEGHTAPVIGLAVSADGSLLASESEDGELRLWRTDTLECLAVVDLAGGGEESAGGLAFHPERPLLAVRSHRNRRLDLLDLDTERLYDAPRQDSSRYRNAKVVLLGDTGVGKSGLGLVLSGQPYRATDSTHGRQVWRFSEETATQPDGGTETREVLLWDLAGQPGYRLVHQLHLAEAAVALIVFDARSEVDPFSGVRYWARALRHGRRPVHTLLVSAREDRGGPQVSRGRINELVDELRLDGYAETSARELRGVADLTGVIAAAIDWSAQPQSISTRLFETIKRFLRDEKADGHALSRADDLFRLFQARHRELAGEPELRAGFDTCAGLLESRDLIRRFTFGGYVLLRPELLDGYASALINAARAQPDGLGYLAEEEALAGRFPIPEETRLAEPGEERLLLIAMVEELLQHDLALREPNDGGVDLVFPSQLTRDRPDAPYLGPADVEFLFEGALQNVYATLAVRLSHAAMFVEHELWRGAAVYVTRAQGRCGFRLTEPDEGVGRLEVCYAPGTAEETRLIFEDYVADHLAKRALPDTVVRRRVFTCPRPECGYQLDEELARRRLARGDAAMECPACSAGEISLRERDRAVPAVADEVSAMNASADLRRRRETATATVRGKRAVGDFDVYLAYQAVDRGTVERLRQQLLDEGLLPWMHGEENDAGPAERARIGVVVMVLGANGGPWDDESQLAMVNEFIARRVRFIPVVLPTKAEDPELPPFLRDVPVVDFRVAEPDPVRRLIWWITREHRRGD from the coding sequence GTGGCCACCTCACGCCGCCTGCCCGTCGATGCGCTGCCGCACGGGTCCGGGCTGACCCTGCACAGCGTGCGGGACCTGCAGTACCGGGAGTGGTCCCGGCTCGGCTGGTCCTGTGACGGGCGGTTGCTGTCCGCGATCGGGCAGGACCTCGGCCTGTGCCTGTGGCTGGTGCCGGGCGCGCTCGGGCCGGAGTCGCACGTGGCGGAGCGGCCGGTGGCGCGGCAGACGCTGCTGCGGGCCTACCGGTGGTCGCCGGTGGCGAACCGGGAGATGGCCGTGGTCAGCTCCGGCCGGGTGACCATGCTGGACGTGCAGACGAACCGGGAGCGGTGGGACCAGAGCCTGCCGGACCGGGGCACGCACCACGCGGTGACGATCTCGCCGGACGGGCGCCAGGTCGCGGCCACGGCCGGGCACTCGGTGACCATGGTGGACAGCGCGACCGGCCGGGCTCGCTCGTCGTTCCGCGTCTCGCCGCACACCGAGGGGCTGTCCTGGTCACCGCGCGGCCGGGCGCTGGCCAGCCGGCACCGCGAGGGGCCGGGCGCGGTGCTGCTGCATCCGGCCGGCACGCCGGAGCAGGTGACCACGCTGCACGCGGGGCCGGCCGACGAGATGATCTGGATGCCGAACGGCGTCGAGGTGTGCCTGGCCCTGGACGCCACGATCGGCCTGGCGAACAGCCACACCGGCACCATGTTGTCCTGGGCCGAGGGGCACACCGCGCCGGTGATCGGGCTGGCCGTGTCCGCGGACGGCAGCCTGCTCGCGTCCGAGTCGGAGGACGGCGAGCTGCGGCTGTGGCGTACCGACACGCTGGAGTGCCTGGCCGTGGTGGATCTGGCCGGCGGCGGCGAGGAGTCGGCCGGCGGGCTGGCGTTCCACCCGGAGCGGCCACTGCTGGCGGTCCGCAGCCACCGCAACCGGCGGCTGGACCTGCTCGACCTGGACACCGAGCGGCTCTACGACGCGCCCCGGCAGGACTCGTCGCGCTACCGCAATGCGAAGGTCGTGCTGCTCGGCGACACCGGTGTCGGCAAGTCCGGGCTCGGGCTGGTGCTGTCCGGGCAGCCGTACCGGGCGACCGACTCCACGCACGGGCGCCAGGTGTGGCGGTTCAGCGAGGAGACCGCGACGCAGCCGGACGGCGGCACCGAGACCCGCGAGGTGCTGCTCTGGGACCTGGCCGGGCAGCCCGGCTACCGCCTGGTGCACCAGCTGCACCTGGCGGAGGCCGCGGTCGCGCTGATCGTGTTCGACGCGCGCAGCGAGGTGGACCCGTTCTCCGGCGTCCGCTACTGGGCGCGGGCGCTGCGGCACGGCCGCCGGCCGGTGCACACGCTGCTGGTCTCCGCGCGCGAGGACCGCGGCGGCCCGCAGGTCAGCCGCGGCCGGATCAACGAGCTGGTCGACGAGCTGAGACTGGACGGGTACGCGGAGACCAGCGCGCGGGAACTGCGCGGCGTCGCGGACCTGACCGGCGTGATCGCGGCCGCCATCGACTGGTCCGCGCAGCCCCAGTCGATCTCCACCCGGCTGTTCGAGACGATCAAACGGTTCCTGCGCGACGAGAAGGCGGACGGGCACGCGCTGTCCCGGGCCGACGACCTGTTCCGGCTGTTCCAGGCCCGGCACCGGGAGCTTGCCGGCGAGCCGGAGCTGCGCGCCGGGTTCGACACGTGCGCGGGCCTGCTGGAGAGCCGCGACCTGATCCGCCGGTTCACCTTCGGCGGGTACGTGCTGCTGCGCCCGGAACTACTCGACGGCTACGCGTCCGCGCTGATCAACGCGGCCCGCGCGCAGCCGGACGGGCTCGGTTACCTCGCCGAGGAGGAGGCGCTGGCCGGCCGTTTCCCGATCCCGGAGGAGACCCGGCTGGCCGAGCCGGGCGAGGAGCGGCTGCTGCTGATCGCCATGGTGGAGGAGCTGCTGCAGCACGACCTGGCGCTGCGCGAGCCGAACGACGGCGGTGTGGACCTGGTCTTCCCGTCGCAGCTGACCCGGGACCGGCCGGACGCGCCCTACCTGGGCCCGGCGGACGTGGAGTTCCTGTTCGAGGGCGCGCTGCAGAACGTCTACGCCACGCTCGCGGTCCGGCTGTCGCACGCGGCCATGTTCGTCGAGCACGAGCTGTGGCGCGGCGCGGCCGTCTACGTGACCCGGGCGCAGGGCCGGTGCGGGTTCCGGCTGACCGAGCCGGACGAGGGCGTGGGCCGGCTGGAGGTGTGTTACGCGCCCGGCACGGCCGAGGAGACCCGGCTGATCTTCGAGGACTACGTGGCCGACCACCTGGCCAAACGCGCGCTGCCGGACACCGTGGTCCGCCGCCGCGTCTTCACCTGCCCGCGCCCGGAGTGCGGCTACCAGCTGGACGAGGAACTGGCCCGCCGCCGCCTGGCCCGGGGCGACGCCGCGATGGAGTGCCCGGCCTGCTCGGCGGGCGAGATCTCGCTGCGCGAGCGGGATCGTGCGGTGCCGGCGGTGGCGGACGAGGTCTCCGCGATGAACGCGAGCGCGGACCTGCGCCGGCGCCGGGAGACCGCGACCGCGACGGTCCGCGGCAAACGCGCGGTCGGCGACTTCGACGTGTACCTGGCATACCAGGCGGTCGATCGCGGCACCGTGGAGCGCCTGCGCCAGCAGCTGCTGGACGAGGGCCTGCTGCCGTGGATGCACGGCGAGGAGAACGACGCCGGCCCGGCCGAGCGCGCCCGGATCGGCGTCGTGGTCATGGTGCTCGGCGCGAACGGCGGCCCGTGGGACGACGAGTCGCAGCTGGCGATGGTGAACGAGTTCATCGCGCGCCGGGTGCGCTTCATCCCGGTGGTGCTGCCCACCAAGGCCGAGGACCCGGAACTCCCGCCGTTCCTGCGCGACGTGCCGGTGGTCGACTTCCGCGTCGCCGAGCCGGACCCGGTGCGCCGCCTGATCTGGTGGATCACCCGCGAGCACCGGCGCGGCGACTGA
- a CDS encoding M20/M25/M40 family metallo-hydrolase, translating into MSEAAEVVGICRDLLRIDTSNTGDPETSKGERAAAEYVAEKLAAAGIEPVMHETLPGRTSLVARIPGADSSRGGLLVHGHLDVVPADASEWTVDPFAGEIRDGYLWGRGAVDMKDFDAMVLAVVAQWHRDGYVPPRDIVLAFTADEEAGGTYGAKALVDDRADLFEGVTEAIGEVGGYSFTVNDDLRLYLIETAQKGMDWLRLHAKGRPGHGSMVHDDNAVTALAEAVARIGNHKFPLTVTPTVRTFLEQTTELLGVELDLDDPEEAIAKLGPIANIIGATVRNTANPTRLSAGYKDNVIPGRASATIDCRTLPGQQELFYAQLRELIGPDIEIESRDPQPALETTFDGAIVDAMAAALKAEDPGARAVPYMLSAGTDAKHFNRLGIRCFGFAPLKLPADLNFSALFHGIDERVPVEGLEFGTRVLDRFLRGC; encoded by the coding sequence ATGAGCGAAGCGGCCGAGGTTGTCGGGATCTGCCGGGACCTGCTGAGGATCGACACCAGCAACACGGGTGACCCGGAGACCAGCAAGGGCGAACGGGCGGCCGCGGAGTACGTGGCGGAGAAGCTGGCCGCCGCCGGCATCGAGCCGGTGATGCACGAGACGCTGCCGGGGCGCACCTCGCTCGTGGCGCGCATCCCGGGCGCCGACTCCAGCCGCGGCGGCCTGCTCGTGCACGGCCACCTGGACGTGGTGCCGGCCGACGCGAGCGAGTGGACCGTGGATCCGTTCGCCGGCGAGATCCGCGACGGCTACCTGTGGGGCCGTGGCGCGGTCGACATGAAGGACTTCGACGCGATGGTGCTGGCCGTGGTGGCTCAGTGGCACCGCGACGGCTACGTGCCGCCGCGCGACATCGTGCTCGCCTTCACCGCGGACGAGGAGGCCGGCGGCACGTACGGCGCGAAGGCGCTGGTCGACGACCGGGCCGACCTCTTCGAGGGCGTGACCGAGGCGATCGGCGAGGTCGGCGGCTACTCGTTCACGGTCAACGACGACCTGCGCCTCTACCTGATCGAGACCGCGCAGAAGGGCATGGACTGGCTGCGCCTGCACGCCAAGGGCCGCCCCGGGCACGGCTCGATGGTGCACGACGACAACGCGGTGACCGCGCTGGCCGAGGCGGTCGCCCGGATCGGCAACCACAAGTTCCCGTTGACCGTGACTCCCACGGTGCGCACGTTCCTGGAGCAGACCACCGAGCTGCTCGGCGTCGAGCTGGACCTGGACGACCCGGAGGAGGCGATCGCGAAGCTCGGCCCGATCGCGAACATCATCGGCGCGACCGTGCGGAACACCGCGAACCCGACCCGGCTCTCCGCGGGCTACAAGGACAACGTGATCCCGGGCCGGGCGTCCGCGACGATCGACTGCCGGACGCTGCCGGGTCAGCAGGAGCTGTTCTACGCGCAGCTGCGCGAGCTGATCGGGCCGGACATCGAGATCGAGTCCCGGGACCCGCAGCCGGCGCTGGAGACCACGTTCGACGGCGCGATCGTGGACGCGATGGCGGCCGCGCTGAAGGCGGAGGACCCGGGCGCGCGGGCGGTGCCGTACATGCTGTCCGCGGGCACCGACGCCAAGCACTTCAACCGGCTCGGCATCCGCTGTTTCGGCTTCGCACCGCTGAAGCTCCCGGCCGACCTGAACTTCTCCGCGCTGTTCCACGGCATCGACGAGCGCGTTCCGGTGGAGGGTCTAGAGTTCGGCACGCGAGTGCTGGACCGGTTCCTGCGCGGTTGCTGA
- a CDS encoding FtsK/SpoIIIE domain-containing protein, producing the protein MADSRATVAGQIRRTLSYALGRARGDLADAERELDSALSRLDRLGAVADEVPVRAARQRDTRLAEIDELYAAKLAALTRAAAEAGDREAPGAAGDGWDEWKPTPAERGHVAPELRIGAVRIARTVPVPALVPLLDRAHVHLSALPAAEDAATARQIAAGDADAAHAPEYAETGDRVVTTLLLRALGSAPPGQVHLTGYDPEQLGGGLAGFAPLANAGLLTFVGPGGLSALLDGLVDHIRRINEKVLAGAHTSLRELAETEGRRPEPWRIAVLLGAGRKDELTPHEQAQLERIARTGVACGVHLIVRGLPMPSGPSVERVRTGANGRVRASGLGGLPVVLDPPPPPRLVTETSAALARRAAEGPAPVRFGDLLPAGRWRESSAEGLVAPVGEDAQGRPVPVTLADYPPHALIAGPSGTGKTNLIYAWMGALAARYSPSELEFYLLDFKEGVSFARFAPGRRDPSWLPHVRLVGVNVNTDREFGLALLRFLGEELRRRADAAKAFDATKLPELRAEDPAGHWPRIVAVIDEFQVLLNGRDAVVTESVNLLDDLARRGRSQGIHLILASQDVSGIEALWGRPSLVAQFSLRIALPKARKVLPEQNTAADTLPRHHAIVNPDSGAPEANQILRVPPAGDREAWGTLQRELWTSRPEGSLPPRLFDGDAIPRLETAPDFLSLAPGADPAGRRWTAGVPVALLGEAIDVQARSARLVLNRAPGRNLAVLGTRADEACAVLNAAARSLAAQYPDGGARFSVAVLDASAALAVDALHGILPPDRTTVYHADNVTALLRATAAGLEDDGDEPHFLLLYAVDAVTPRLARSGPAPAQRRGIIPPVGARAGASTPAAGPSAVEVPSGLDDLRRILTAGPEHHTHVLGWWRQPGRLRDDLGGIGSRTDAIGSWLALDVHGSELSQFYPDGRGPAWYPRPWRGLFFDRAVHRVAEAIIPYGWT; encoded by the coding sequence ATGGCTGACTCCCGGGCCACCGTCGCCGGCCAGATCCGCCGGACGCTGTCCTACGCGCTCGGCCGGGCCCGCGGCGACCTGGCCGACGCGGAACGCGAGCTGGACTCCGCGCTGTCCCGGCTGGACCGGCTCGGCGCGGTCGCGGACGAGGTGCCGGTCCGGGCCGCCCGGCAGCGCGACACCCGGCTGGCCGAGATCGACGAGTTGTACGCGGCGAAGCTCGCGGCGCTGACCCGGGCCGCGGCGGAGGCCGGTGACCGGGAGGCGCCGGGCGCGGCCGGGGACGGCTGGGACGAGTGGAAGCCGACGCCGGCCGAACGCGGGCACGTGGCGCCGGAGCTGCGGATCGGAGCGGTCCGGATCGCGCGCACCGTACCCGTACCCGCGCTGGTTCCGCTTCTCGATCGTGCGCATGTGCACCTGTCGGCGCTGCCCGCGGCGGAGGACGCCGCCACCGCACGGCAGATAGCGGCCGGCGACGCCGATGCCGCGCACGCCCCGGAGTACGCCGAGACCGGCGACCGGGTGGTCACCACGCTGCTGCTGCGCGCGCTCGGCAGTGCGCCGCCGGGGCAGGTGCACCTCACCGGGTACGACCCGGAGCAGCTCGGCGGCGGCCTGGCCGGCTTCGCGCCGCTGGCGAACGCGGGCCTGCTCACGTTCGTCGGCCCGGGCGGCCTGTCCGCGCTGCTGGACGGCCTGGTCGACCACATCCGCCGGATCAACGAGAAGGTCCTCGCGGGCGCGCACACGTCGCTGCGCGAGCTGGCCGAGACGGAGGGCCGGCGCCCGGAGCCGTGGCGGATCGCGGTGCTGCTCGGCGCGGGCCGCAAGGACGAGCTGACCCCACACGAGCAGGCGCAGCTGGAACGCATCGCGCGCACCGGCGTGGCCTGCGGCGTGCACCTGATCGTGCGCGGCCTGCCGATGCCGTCCGGGCCGTCCGTGGAACGCGTCCGCACCGGCGCGAACGGCCGGGTGCGCGCGAGCGGGCTCGGCGGCCTGCCCGTGGTGCTCGACCCGCCGCCCCCGCCGCGCCTGGTCACCGAGACGTCCGCGGCGCTGGCCCGGCGCGCGGCCGAGGGCCCGGCCCCGGTGCGCTTCGGCGACCTGCTGCCGGCCGGCCGCTGGCGGGAGTCGTCCGCGGAGGGCCTGGTCGCGCCGGTCGGCGAGGACGCACAGGGCCGCCCGGTGCCGGTGACGCTGGCCGACTATCCGCCGCACGCGCTGATCGCCGGCCCGTCCGGCACCGGCAAGACCAACCTGATCTACGCCTGGATGGGCGCGCTCGCCGCCCGCTACTCCCCGTCCGAGCTGGAGTTCTACCTGCTCGACTTCAAGGAGGGCGTGTCCTTCGCGCGGTTCGCGCCGGGCCGCCGGGATCCGAGCTGGCTGCCGCACGTGCGCCTGGTCGGCGTGAACGTCAACACCGACCGCGAGTTCGGGCTGGCGCTGCTGCGGTTCCTCGGCGAGGAGCTGCGCCGGCGCGCGGACGCGGCCAAGGCGTTCGACGCGACCAAGCTGCCGGAGCTGCGCGCGGAGGACCCGGCCGGGCACTGGCCGCGGATCGTCGCCGTGATCGACGAGTTCCAGGTGCTGCTCAACGGCCGGGACGCGGTGGTCACCGAGTCGGTCAACCTGCTCGACGACCTGGCCCGGCGTGGCCGCTCGCAGGGCATCCACCTGATTCTGGCCAGTCAGGACGTGTCCGGCATCGAGGCGCTGTGGGGCCGGCCGTCGCTGGTCGCCCAGTTCTCGCTGCGGATCGCACTTCCCAAGGCACGCAAGGTGCTGCCCGAGCAGAACACGGCCGCGGACACGCTGCCCCGGCACCACGCGATCGTGAACCCGGACTCCGGCGCACCGGAGGCGAACCAGATCCTGCGCGTGCCGCCGGCCGGCGACCGGGAGGCGTGGGGGACGCTGCAACGCGAGCTGTGGACGTCCCGGCCGGAGGGGTCGCTGCCGCCGCGGCTCTTCGACGGCGACGCGATCCCCCGGCTGGAGACGGCACCGGACTTCCTGTCGCTGGCCCCGGGCGCGGACCCGGCCGGGCGCCGCTGGACCGCGGGCGTGCCGGTCGCGCTGCTCGGCGAGGCGATCGACGTGCAGGCCCGGTCCGCGCGGCTGGTGCTCAACCGCGCGCCGGGCCGGAACCTGGCCGTGCTCGGCACGCGCGCGGACGAGGCATGCGCGGTGCTCAACGCGGCCGCACGTTCCCTGGCCGCGCAATATCCGGACGGTGGCGCGCGGTTCTCCGTCGCGGTGCTGGACGCGTCCGCCGCGCTCGCCGTGGACGCGCTGCACGGCATCCTGCCGCCGGACCGGACCACGGTCTACCACGCGGACAACGTGACCGCGCTGCTGCGCGCGACCGCGGCCGGGCTGGAGGACGACGGCGACGAACCGCACTTCCTGCTGCTCTACGCGGTGGACGCGGTCACGCCCCGGCTGGCCCGCTCCGGGCCGGCCCCGGCGCAACGGCGCGGCATCATCCCGCCGGTCGGCGCGCGCGCCGGTGCTTCGACCCCGGCCGCCGGTCCCTCTGCTGTCGAGGTCCCGAGCGGCCTCGACGACCTGCGCCGGATCCTGACCGCCGGGCCGGAGCACCACACACACGTGCTCGGCTGGTGGCGGCAGCCCGGCCGGCTCCGCGACGACCTGGGCGGGATCGGCTCCCGTACCGACGCGATCGGGTCCTGGCTGGCGCTGGACGTGCACGGCAGCGAGCTGTCCCAGTTCTACCCGGACGGGCGCGGCCCGGCGTGGTACCCGAGGCCGTGGCGCGGGCTGTTCTTCGACCGGGCGGTGCACCGCGTCGCCGAGGCGATCATTCCGTACGGGTGGACCTGA
- a CDS encoding hemerythrin domain-containing protein, translated as MTLPLPPLPDVPGDESWKPAGEEIVTVLTDEHRRIAELCARLTDPATPGEERTRVAEVVIATLTRHLSAEEQYLYPAVAGALEDGRALAEQEIAEDRDILLTLRTLSSTKPADPEFDRLAGEICGKLARHTDVADSRLLPELADVASEADLIRLGNRIEVAEEAAPTRPHPGTPATPPWNKVVDPAVAVVDKVLDAVTGRPTYPKDL; from the coding sequence GTGACACTCCCCCTTCCCCCGCTCCCCGACGTGCCCGGCGACGAGTCCTGGAAGCCGGCCGGCGAAGAGATCGTCACCGTGCTCACGGACGAGCACCGGCGCATCGCGGAGCTGTGCGCCCGGCTGACCGACCCGGCCACGCCCGGCGAGGAGCGCACCCGCGTCGCCGAGGTGGTGATCGCCACGCTGACCCGGCACCTCTCCGCCGAGGAGCAGTACCTCTACCCCGCGGTCGCCGGTGCGCTCGAGGACGGGCGCGCGCTGGCCGAGCAGGAGATCGCCGAGGACCGGGACATCCTGCTCACGCTGCGGACGCTCTCCTCCACCAAGCCGGCCGACCCGGAGTTCGACCGGCTCGCCGGCGAGATCTGCGGCAAGCTCGCCCGGCACACGGACGTCGCGGACAGCCGGCTGCTGCCCGAACTCGCGGACGTGGCCAGCGAGGCCGACCTGATCCGGCTCGGCAACCGCATCGAGGTCGCGGAGGAGGCCGCGCCGACCCGCCCGCACCCGGGCACTCCGGCCACGCCGCCGTGGAACAAGGTGGTGGACCCGGCGGTGGCGGTCGTCGACAAGGTCCTGGACGCGGTCACGGGCCGCCCGACGTACCCGAAAGACCTTTGA